Proteins encoded within one genomic window of Prosthecobacter algae:
- a CDS encoding sugar phosphate isomerase/epimerase family protein, producing MITNRRQFLHRASLLTAGAALPAWQNLAAAPGVPHALAGRLYKTLKIGMIKVDGSLTDKFKAAKQAGFMGVEMNAPGMDVEETKKAIAESGLPVDGTVCGSHWKIRHTSADAATRAQALADLKTALRDTRAVGGHSVLLVVGKGEDGPENEIWPRSVENIAKAVPLAAELGVSIVIENVWNQFLYNHDGGADQNADKFVKYVDEFNSPWVGMQFDIGNHWKYGSMGGWIRQLGKRVLKLDVKGFSRAQGKFTPIGEGDIDYADVRKALLEINYHGWLAAEVAGGDLAYLTGVSQQMDTAFGL from the coding sequence ATGATCACCAACCGCCGCCAGTTTCTCCATCGTGCCTCGCTTCTCACCGCCGGGGCCGCCCTGCCTGCTTGGCAAAATCTCGCCGCCGCTCCCGGGGTGCCGCACGCCCTCGCGGGCCGTCTTTATAAGACACTGAAGATCGGCATGATCAAGGTGGACGGCAGCCTGACCGACAAGTTCAAGGCCGCCAAACAGGCCGGGTTCATGGGCGTGGAAATGAACGCCCCCGGCATGGACGTGGAAGAGACGAAGAAGGCCATCGCCGAATCTGGCCTGCCTGTGGATGGCACCGTCTGCGGCAGCCACTGGAAAATCCGCCACACCAGTGCCGATGCAGCCACCCGGGCCCAGGCCCTGGCCGACCTCAAAACCGCGCTGCGGGATACCCGCGCCGTCGGCGGTCACAGCGTGCTGCTGGTCGTCGGCAAAGGCGAGGACGGGCCTGAAAACGAGATCTGGCCGCGCTCGGTGGAAAACATCGCCAAGGCCGTGCCTCTGGCCGCCGAGCTGGGTGTTTCCATCGTGATTGAAAACGTCTGGAACCAGTTCCTCTACAACCACGACGGCGGTGCGGACCAGAACGCCGACAAGTTCGTGAAATACGTGGACGAATTCAACTCCCCCTGGGTGGGCATGCAGTTCGACATCGGCAACCACTGGAAATACGGCAGCATGGGCGGCTGGATCCGCCAGCTCGGCAAGCGGGTGCTCAAGCTCGATGTCAAAGGCTTCTCCCGGGCGCAGGGCAAGTTCACTCCGATTGGTGAAGGCGACATTGACTATGCCGATGTGCGCAAGGCCCTGCTGGAGATCAACTACCACGGCTGGCTGGCGGCTGAAGTGGCCGGCGGTGATCTGGCCTACCTTACTGGAGTCTCGCAGCAGATGGACACTGCATTTGGCCTCTGA
- the pyk gene encoding pyruvate kinase, with protein sequence MPNMRKTKILCTLGPATESAEVILNLMEKGADIFRLNMSHASHDWVRMVYGRIREAAAKGAKEISVLMDLTGPSIRTGDVEQPWQLQVGDWVEFRCKPDVAATVPLSVTVNYPELGKDLHVGDIIMVDGGMIQIKATEISEKRVIGTVLTQGEMKSRRHINLPGVPVRLPPLTQKDYADLDLGCELGVDYFALSFAREPAHIQHLQLLLEQKGSKARVIAKIENQQALQNIDTLVEASGGIMVARGDLGSECPIEDLPLIQRHIVERCSYHGRKVIVATQMLESMIENPVPTRAEVTDIFNAVIEQVDCVMLSGETSVGRYPEKCVEVLDTVIRRIEQKYPSGRFASDAPLKTNKHKTVKAAILLANSIPNSKLLVFTLRGVMAHLLAHQRPEFASIFAFTPNLHVSRTLVTARGVQPFVLAFEEGNPEKAIRDAIEMLRKHGHIKAGDPLVILSDALYDGINVDAILLRDA encoded by the coding sequence ATGCCGAACATGCGTAAAACCAAGATCCTTTGCACCCTCGGGCCTGCCACCGAGTCCGCTGAAGTCATTCTCAATCTCATGGAAAAGGGCGCGGACATCTTCCGCCTCAATATGAGCCATGCCTCGCACGACTGGGTGCGCATGGTTTATGGCCGCATCCGCGAAGCCGCGGCCAAAGGGGCCAAGGAAATCTCCGTCCTCATGGATCTCACCGGCCCCAGCATCCGCACGGGCGATGTGGAGCAGCCCTGGCAGCTCCAGGTGGGTGACTGGGTGGAATTCCGCTGCAAGCCCGATGTGGCCGCCACGGTGCCCCTCTCCGTCACCGTCAACTACCCCGAGCTGGGCAAAGACCTCCACGTGGGCGACATCATCATGGTGGACGGCGGCATGATCCAGATCAAGGCCACCGAGATCAGTGAAAAGCGCGTCATCGGCACCGTCCTGACCCAGGGCGAAATGAAGTCCCGCCGCCACATCAATCTCCCCGGCGTGCCCGTGCGCCTGCCGCCGCTGACCCAGAAAGATTATGCCGACCTGGACCTGGGCTGTGAGCTGGGCGTGGACTACTTTGCCCTCAGCTTTGCCCGCGAGCCTGCCCACATTCAGCACCTGCAACTGCTGCTGGAGCAAAAAGGCAGCAAGGCCCGGGTGATCGCCAAGATTGAGAACCAGCAGGCCCTGCAAAACATTGACACGCTGGTGGAGGCCAGCGGCGGCATCATGGTGGCCCGTGGCGACCTCGGCAGCGAATGCCCCATCGAAGACTTGCCGCTGATCCAGCGCCACATCGTGGAGCGCTGCTCCTACCATGGCCGCAAGGTCATCGTGGCCACACAGATGCTGGAAAGCATGATCGAAAACCCCGTGCCGACCCGGGCCGAGGTGACCGACATCTTCAATGCGGTCATCGAGCAGGTGGACTGCGTGATGCTGAGCGGTGAGACTAGCGTGGGCCGTTACCCGGAGAAGTGCGTGGAGGTGCTGGACACCGTCATCCGCCGCATCGAGCAAAAGTATCCCTCCGGCCGCTTCGCCAGTGACGCCCCGCTGAAGACGAACAAGCACAAGACCGTCAAGGCTGCCATCCTGCTGGCAAACAGCATCCCGAACTCCAAGCTGCTGGTCTTCACCCTGCGCGGGGTCATGGCCCACCTGCTCGCGCATCAGCGCCCGGAGTTTGCCTCCATCTTTGCCTTCACGCCCAATCTCCACGTCAGCCGCACCCTGGTCACCGCTCGAGGCGTGCAGCCCTTTGTGCTGGCCTTTGAAGAAGGCAACCCGGAAAAGGCCATCCGCGACGCCATCGAGATGCTGCGTAAGCATGGCCACATCAAGGCCGGTGACCCGCTGGTGATCCTCAGCGATGCCCTCTATGACGGCATTAATGTGGATGCCATCCTGCTGCGGGATGCCTGA
- a CDS encoding AAA family ATPase encodes MITRIRIQNFRSFVDAEVKLRPFSLVVGANGSGKTNLLRFLSLLSNAPSFDIEAFMEEAKNGESPVFETAQQWIKHINSPTKPTGFDVFMNDGHSDFGVHAEEILEGQFQLTWRFPWKPGTLIPRFALEADCISEAEAIVADAQIKENGSGTAQVLESLKNGDREDLFDKIEENFKRYVPEVEKLSLRTTAEGTKQIQVRERGLSKPLPATELSEGTRLVLCILTIVHQENPPPIILLEDIDRGLHPRLFEYVAPMMKDIAEKHGINILATTHNPYLVDCFQDDKEAVIIVEKKDGASTLSTLADRLKDLDYDSVDPEDMPLGNLWFSGLVGGVPAKINRRPAN; translated from the coding sequence ATGATCACGCGCATCCGAATTCAGAACTTCCGCTCGTTCGTGGACGCGGAGGTCAAACTGCGACCGTTTTCACTCGTCGTTGGGGCGAATGGTTCGGGGAAGACGAATTTACTTAGATTCTTGTCACTCCTTAGCAATGCTCCCAGCTTTGATATCGAAGCTTTTATGGAAGAAGCTAAGAACGGTGAGTCACCAGTTTTCGAGACTGCCCAACAGTGGATTAAACACATCAATTCCCCCACTAAACCTACTGGCTTTGATGTTTTTATGAATGACGGCCATAGTGATTTCGGAGTTCATGCCGAAGAGATCTTAGAGGGCCAATTCCAACTTACTTGGCGGTTTCCATGGAAGCCTGGAACCCTTATTCCACGCTTCGCTTTAGAAGCCGATTGTATCTCAGAGGCAGAAGCCATTGTAGCTGACGCACAGATCAAAGAAAACGGTTCTGGAACGGCCCAAGTTCTTGAATCACTGAAAAATGGAGATCGGGAAGACCTCTTTGATAAGATCGAAGAAAACTTTAAACGCTACGTTCCTGAAGTCGAAAAATTAAGCCTTCGGACCACAGCCGAAGGAACCAAACAAATTCAAGTGCGTGAAAGAGGTCTCAGTAAACCTCTTCCTGCCACCGAACTCTCGGAAGGCACACGACTCGTTCTTTGCATCCTCACCATCGTTCACCAGGAGAATCCACCACCGATCATCTTGCTGGAAGACATTGATCGTGGCCTGCATCCACGACTGTTTGAGTATGTGGCTCCGATGATGAAAGACATCGCTGAAAAGCATGGAATCAACATCCTGGCGACGACCCATAACCCTTATCTGGTGGACTGTTTTCAGGACGACAAAGAAGCGGTGATCATCGTGGAGAAAAAGGATGGAGCGAGCACGCTGAGCACGCTGGCGGATCGCCTCAAAGACCTGGACTACGACTCGGTAGATCCTGAAGACATGCCACTCGGCAATCTGTGGTTCTCTGGCCTCGTCGGGGGAGTGCCTGCCAAGATCAATCGTCGCCCGGCCAACTGA
- the dnaE gene encoding DNA polymerase III subunit alpha — translation MADSFVHLHLHSEYSLLDGAVRIDDLVSRTKELGMPAVAITDHGNLYGAIDFYMAAKKAKVKSILGCEVYLAPGSMHEKKEVQGRKSSSHLTLLASSNEGYENLSRIVTEAHLYGKFGDTPRLDKDLLRQYSKGLIALSGCLNGEINQLLLTDRKDEAEKSLIEFRDIFGPENFYLELNDHGMEQQRTVARQLIQWGKQYDLKTVATNDVHFMNRDDHESHDILICVGSGANVHDVNRVSYSPEVYFKTAEEMRALFRENPEACDATLEIAERCDINIRLDSTSIDRYPQYPMDGVEGNWPDRVAYLRHLCEEGLIRRYGRDRALNDEALRQRLDYELALLAEKNFTSYFLIVWDFINWAREHGIPVGPGRGSAAGSVVAFVLGITDIDPLRFELVFERFLNPERVSPPDIDIDFCQTRRGEVIQYVREKYGDLSVSHIITFGTMGAKSVVRDVGRVLGWSYGDADRLSKMIPTELNITLAGEDKKDKATGKMIHIDGAIDKNPELKAYIENDSNAQELWKHATFLEGITRGTGIHAAGVVIGDRPLYDFIALTRGNENEIVSQFAMKPLTELGMLKMDFLGLKTLTVIQEAEQWVQKRVPGFNTSEAPLDDVKTFEMLQRGETVAVFQMESGGMINTCKQLGPDRIEEIIAILALYRPGPMQFIPDYIQRKKGLEEVEYPHPLLEKIAKETYGILVYQEQVQQAANLLAGFTLGQADLLRRAMGKKDLAEMARQRIAFVEGCKKTNDIGDKQANAVFDLLEKFAQYGFNKSHSAAYGIVTYRTAYLKANYPVEFMTGVLSLEVSNTDKIANFVSESLRMGMAILPPDINRSLLKFSPERTKDADPNIEGPNAIRFGLSAVKNVGEGAMAAAIEEREKNGLFKSLEDFAARMDTRAVNKKLLEALVKSGAFDFTKEHRASLFAKLEQVLASAASAQRDKKAGQGGLFDDFAMAPPKKAAAQVEITPWTMDETLAFEKELLGFYVSGHPLDSYRGNFESSKLTKIIALEEVDTSAKPQTVFIAGIVNSLDVKYSKKDNRPFATFTFEDFTGQIEMMVWSDEYEKFKEFLKVGAVLGLRCRCMKDQRTEGNRLTLGDAKPLSPKKARVANAGEAGAEIPAKPAPPPAPPKPLLLRLDCRRHSQIDLDRIHEVLTQFPGELPVLFEFNNCSDGNKVRLQAGDEYRVTQTKDLVQQLMIWL, via the coding sequence ATGGCAGATTCCTTTGTCCACCTCCATCTCCACTCCGAATACTCTCTCCTCGATGGCGCGGTCCGCATAGATGACCTCGTCTCCCGTACGAAAGAGCTGGGGATGCCTGCGGTGGCGATAACCGATCATGGCAACCTGTATGGGGCCATTGATTTCTACATGGCGGCCAAGAAGGCCAAGGTGAAATCCATTCTCGGCTGCGAGGTGTACCTCGCGCCCGGATCCATGCATGAAAAGAAGGAGGTGCAGGGACGCAAAAGCTCCTCGCACCTGACCCTGCTGGCCTCCAGCAATGAGGGTTATGAAAACCTCTCCCGCATCGTCACCGAAGCCCATCTTTACGGCAAATTCGGCGACACGCCGCGCCTGGATAAGGACCTGCTGCGCCAGTACAGCAAGGGCCTCATCGCCCTCAGCGGCTGCCTCAATGGCGAGATCAACCAGCTCCTGCTGACGGACCGCAAGGACGAGGCGGAAAAGAGCCTGATCGAGTTCCGCGACATCTTCGGGCCGGAGAACTTTTACCTCGAACTCAACGACCACGGCATGGAGCAGCAGCGCACCGTCGCGCGCCAGCTCATCCAGTGGGGCAAGCAGTACGACCTCAAGACCGTCGCCACCAACGACGTGCATTTCATGAATCGCGACGATCATGAAAGCCACGACATCCTGATTTGCGTGGGCTCCGGCGCGAACGTGCATGACGTCAACCGCGTCAGCTACTCGCCCGAAGTTTACTTCAAGACGGCGGAGGAAATGCGGGCGCTGTTCCGGGAAAATCCGGAGGCCTGCGATGCCACCCTGGAGATCGCCGAGCGTTGCGACATCAACATCCGACTCGACTCCACCAGCATCGACCGTTACCCCCAGTACCCGATGGACGGGGTGGAGGGTAACTGGCCAGACCGCGTCGCTTACCTGCGGCATCTTTGTGAAGAAGGCCTCATCCGTCGTTATGGACGTGACCGCGCACTCAATGACGAAGCCCTGCGCCAGCGCCTGGATTACGAGCTGGCTTTGCTAGCGGAAAAAAACTTCACCAGTTACTTCCTCATCGTTTGGGACTTCATCAACTGGGCCCGTGAACACGGCATCCCCGTGGGTCCGGGACGTGGTTCGGCCGCCGGTTCGGTGGTCGCCTTTGTGCTCGGCATCACGGACATTGATCCGCTGAGGTTTGAGCTCGTGTTCGAGCGATTCCTCAACCCGGAACGTGTCAGCCCGCCCGATATTGACATCGACTTTTGCCAGACCCGCCGTGGCGAGGTCATCCAATACGTGCGTGAAAAGTATGGCGACCTCAGCGTCAGCCACATCATCACCTTTGGCACCATGGGCGCGAAGTCCGTGGTGCGCGACGTTGGCCGCGTGCTCGGTTGGAGCTATGGCGATGCGGACCGTCTTTCCAAGATGATCCCCACCGAGCTGAACATCACGCTCGCCGGTGAGGACAAGAAGGACAAGGCCACGGGCAAGATGATCCATATTGACGGGGCCATTGACAAAAACCCGGAGCTGAAGGCCTACATCGAAAACGATAGCAACGCGCAAGAGCTGTGGAAGCACGCCACCTTCCTCGAAGGCATCACCCGCGGCACCGGCATCCACGCGGCGGGCGTCGTCATCGGCGACCGGCCCCTGTATGATTTCATCGCCCTGACGCGAGGCAACGAAAACGAAATCGTTTCCCAGTTTGCCATGAAGCCGCTCACGGAACTGGGCATGCTCAAGATGGACTTCCTGGGGCTGAAAACGCTGACCGTCATCCAGGAGGCGGAGCAGTGGGTGCAAAAACGCGTGCCCGGCTTCAACACATCCGAGGCTCCCTTGGATGATGTGAAGACCTTCGAGATGCTACAGCGGGGCGAAACAGTCGCCGTGTTCCAGATGGAATCTGGCGGGATGATCAATACCTGCAAGCAGCTCGGTCCTGACAGGATTGAGGAAATTATCGCTATTCTGGCCCTGTACCGTCCGGGGCCCATGCAGTTCATTCCCGACTACATCCAGCGTAAAAAAGGGCTGGAAGAGGTGGAGTATCCGCACCCGCTGCTGGAGAAGATCGCCAAGGAAACCTACGGGATTCTGGTTTACCAGGAGCAGGTGCAGCAGGCCGCCAACTTGCTGGCCGGATTCACCCTCGGTCAGGCTGACTTGCTGCGCCGAGCGATGGGTAAGAAGGACTTGGCCGAGATGGCCCGGCAACGTATCGCCTTCGTCGAAGGCTGCAAAAAGACCAACGACATCGGCGACAAACAGGCCAACGCCGTCTTCGACTTGCTGGAAAAATTCGCCCAGTACGGTTTCAACAAATCGCACTCCGCCGCCTACGGCATCGTGACTTACCGCACGGCCTACCTCAAGGCCAACTACCCGGTCGAGTTCATGACCGGGGTGCTCAGTCTGGAAGTCAGCAACACGGACAAGATCGCCAATTTCGTCAGCGAATCCCTGCGCATGGGCATGGCGATTTTGCCGCCCGATATCAACCGCTCCCTGCTCAAGTTTTCCCCTGAGCGCACCAAGGATGCCGATCCCAACATCGAAGGGCCCAATGCGATCCGATTTGGTCTCAGTGCGGTGAAAAACGTCGGCGAAGGAGCCATGGCCGCCGCCATCGAAGAACGTGAGAAAAACGGTCTTTTCAAGAGTCTCGAAGACTTTGCCGCGCGCATGGATACCCGGGCGGTGAACAAGAAGCTGCTCGAAGCGCTGGTGAAGTCCGGCGCGTTTGATTTCACCAAAGAGCACCGGGCTTCCCTTTTTGCGAAGTTGGAGCAGGTGCTCGCCTCGGCCGCCTCCGCCCAAAGAGACAAAAAAGCTGGCCAGGGCGGTCTTTTTGATGACTTTGCCATGGCCCCGCCCAAGAAAGCGGCGGCCCAGGTGGAGATCACGCCCTGGACGATGGACGAGACACTGGCCTTTGAAAAAGAGCTGCTCGGTTTCTACGTCAGCGGCCACCCGCTGGACAGCTACCGGGGCAACTTTGAATCCAGTAAGCTGACGAAAATCATCGCCCTGGAGGAAGTGGACACCAGCGCCAAACCGCAGACGGTTTTCATCGCCGGGATCGTCAACAGCCTCGACGTCAAATACTCAAAAAAGGACAACCGCCCCTTCGCCACCTTCACCTTCGAAGACTTCACTGGCCAGATCGAGATGATGGTCTGGAGCGACGAGTACGAGAAGTTCAAGGAGTTCCTCAAAGTCGGTGCCGTGCTGGGCCTGCGCTGCCGCTGCATGAAGGACCAGCGCACCGAGGGCAACCGCCTCACCCTCGGCGATGCCAAGCCCCTGTCCCCGAAAAAAGCCCGCGTGGCCAATGCCGGAGAAGCCGGTGCCGAAATCCCCGCCAAGCCCGCACCACCCCCGGCCCCGCCTAAACCCCTGCTGCTGCGCCTGGACTGCCGACGCCACAGCCAGATCGACCTCGACCGCATCCACGAAGTCCTCACCCAGTTCCCCGGCGAGCTGCCCGTCCTCTTTGAGTTCAACAACTGCAGCGACGGCAACAAAGTCCGCCTCCAGGCCGGCGACGAATACCGCGTCACCCAGACCAAGGACCTCGTGCAGCAGCTCATGATCTGGCTGTAG